Genomic DNA from Cucumis melo cultivar AY chromosome 10, USDA_Cmelo_AY_1.0, whole genome shotgun sequence:
ACTCAAGACCGAAGGGTTGAGCAAATACTTTTCTATGTTATCAAATGCATTTAGGCATAACTGATCCCAATCAAAAACTGTATGCTTCCTCATCAATCTCTAGAATGGTTGACATCGACCCGCAAGATTAGATATGAACCTTCTGATGTAAGTCATTCTTCTTCCTTACAGAAAAATATTAGCTATCCACATTTGGTACTTGATTTCATGAATAAATCCAACCTCAATGAGCTTATTTACCTCTTCCTCCATTTGAGAAATGAGTTCAGGTCGAAATCATCATTGGGCTTGCTTGATTGGCCGATGCTCTGATTTGATTGCTAAGCTATTGTTGggatttgtgtcctaaaactcgtactttgttatttgattcaataaaatttattattgaatgctataatcttaaaaccaataaattaaggtcccaaggctattttactgagtttgtcgatatacttgaactttatatagagatATAAAcctggattaagttcgagttaatagccaaaatagtctatagtgtatgaataaggttgggtgtcttattctagaaaaacactatggatgcagcccGCTCCGTacttagtacaaacgatgtaatcctgaatcgttcatgtagagacatgggagtgggggcatcctatgtaaatagtttgcataagactgaaaccacgaaatagtcacttttagttataacaccgtaaactataaactgactatttcaattatgatgacctaggtaatttGATCTTAATCCAaaactaactatgaacttctgttcattcggtagtatccttagatctgcataggtgagggcagctcatcatcgttggcccaataagcctcccatttcagggataagaccgagtggatagctagggacataagggtgcaagacggaattcactcttacccaattctgggatagtagataggttgttcccttaaggactggaTCCAAGTCTTAaataaggggccccaccttctcattggcccgagaaggattcaggtttataagtttgaccttaaaccaattgttcaatagtggatcagtgggtcgtaaggagcaagatgtaatctcggggataaaacggtattttgacctagccaatattacgaacaacctgtgaaggataaacttactcatcatggttatatcaagtggacagaaatatatctatagtgagcggagtgcaactaagagtctttagtggaatgactctttagttaacgaatgttgattaagtttggtctaaaagagtttagccagttaatcttgaatcgttggagcccataaTCTATAGATACATtgggttcccctactagctcatatggattcaactaagaacaagaatgttgaagtaactcgaattgttcgaactaagaaaagagagacaaatcgacaaatcgacaaatatataagatataagtcggtagatataaactttaagctttgtgtttaaatatgatttaaataaatatgaatatagtaaatgatcgttaaaatttcaaatctagtgatcatgttgaccatgtCAACGACCATGTTAACCTTgaaaaacgatcgtgttgactatagTAGGCGATCATTTTTATTTGATGTTGATACCATATCAAGAAAACCtatacttgacattttaaaaaacgtcaagtaatcgactgtcaaaTATAGTAATATTACTTAACActaaaaaatgtcaaatattatatttcttgaTGTAATTTTTGTGTCAACTGAGATAtcatacttgacgctttttacatgtcaagtaaTTAAGATAATATAACGTtttttacgtgtcaagtaagaCAGTAAAAAGTAAGATAGTATATTTGACTCTATTTACATGTCAAGCAAGATAGTATGTTTGTCTCTAGTTACATGTCAAGTAAAGTATACTTGATTCTTTTTATAAGTCAAGTAAAATAGTATACTTAACTCTTTTTACATTTATCATTTACCATTTCATGTATTACATTCATTCCAATAAAGATAGattcatcaacaaaataaattttccaacaccaacaataatttcattcttcaacAATAAGTCATATGTAcataatttacaataatataaAGAATTTACAATATTTGTATACGCGACAACTCAACTTTCAATAAACACAACAATTAACTAATTCACGCCAACAAAGAGTAGTATGGCTATTCATGTCTCTCCACAAACTAGTCTTAAtttacaaagaaaaataaaattactaactATAAGACTAAAACATTAAATTATGTTCTGACCCTCAATAATTACGTCTTTTCGAGTGTTGCATACTTCATGAAGCCTCATAGTAAGTTTCACCAAATACTTCTTGAAGCAACAACCTACAATAGAATTTAGCAAGCTTTagcaaaaaaggaaaataatatatttaaaagtttGTAGTCAGATCATCTCAACACATACACGTATAAAATGATACTATGAAAGGATTGCACATTGAAAATGTAAGTGTTGTACCGTAAGGAACCCTCATTACCGCACTCATCATCTCTCGGCAGCAATGGAGAATCCAAAAGCTACTAAACACAAAACCAGATTCTATAGTAGTGCATAGTAGAAAATATTCATTCTCAATGATATCGCCACTAAAAGATTCAAAAGACAAGCAGATTCgagtaaaataaacaaaatgatCATAGATGTTTGAGATCAGCATATCTGGTTGTTGCTTTTCTGTTAGTCTCTATAGCTAATTACATCTATACGGGGTATGCAATAAGATCTTAAAACATTTTGAGTCTACAAAAGGTAAAAGAAAAGCAATAGCCATGGGCATTTCTCACTAATACAAGCATTCAGATATTTCTAACCCAGCATCAAAACACTTTTTACAGATGAATTATGACCAGAAGTTTTTGCTAATGAATGGTGACCAGTGCTTCTAGACTGGCTCTTTTATTTATAGCTAAAAGTGAAGGAGGTAACCATTTAACAATTAGAATTCAAAGATATACCGTAAGTACATATTCGGAAAGGCAGCAACAATCGAGATGAGTGATAAATTATGAATGCTAAGCACTTCAATGCCTATGCGGTGCTAAATGaagaaaacaaatgaaaataaatcCGAATCAaagaaatgtaaaaaaaaaaacagagaaattCAAAGATATACAATGTGAAGAAAAAGAACTTGAAATCGAGCAACACATGAGATTGTTGCCATAATGAAGACTAGAAATTGATTAAAACTACAAATTAATCACATAAGTtgaacaaaacaaacaaatcaaATTCTAACCGCCCCATCTAAATATTATGTTATATCGATAAGAACAATACTTTCCTACTAACTCCtaagcaaaaaataaaaataaaaataaataaaatgcactgaaaatataaaatgaacAGCCATTTCATCATAAGCCTTCAAATATAAAGAACTTACCCTCTTTGATCACTTCCATTGCAATGGAAAAACACAAGAACATCTGCTCCAAGCCTCATGGTCACAAGTGTAGCCCTATTGCATACCTAAtaagaaattaattaacaacaaaCACATGAAAGTAAAGTAATTTTGAAGTATTTCGGCAAAATCATTGGGCAGGCCAGTCAGTACACGCGCTAGGTTGCAAATTCAAAACCATAAGCACCCTATATCACAAACAACACAATCACTAAGATCTAAACCATAGTTTCAACCTTCAACATCTAAATAAGAACTTCACCAAACTTAGGTGAAAGCCAAAGGCGAACCTCAAACAGTCCGAGCGAATTCAAACAACAGAGTACTAATCAGAGTTCTTAGTGAAAGGAAACTCACATGACCTAGGCTGAAAATTCAATGCCATAAACACCCTATATTACGAATAACATAATCACTAAGATTTAAACAATACTTTCAACTTTCAGTCATCTAAATAATAACTTCACCAAACTTAGGTCAAAAGCAAAAGTGTCACAGTATGAGCAAACATACATGACAACAAAGCATAAATCGGAGTTCTGAGCAAAAGAAAACTCACATACCCTAAGATGCGAAATCAAAAACCATAAACAACATATATAACAAACAACACAATCACTAAGATCTAAACCATACTTTCAACTTCGAATCATCAAAATAAGAACTTCATCAAACTTAGGTCAAAACCAGAAGTGAATCTCACACATTGCAAGCATAAATATACAAAAAGTAGAGGACTAATCAGAGTTATTAGTGAACGAAAACTCACATATAGCGATTTCCCATCGCCTTGAGATCAATGACCTGAACCACAACGTTGGGGACATCGGAGGGGGAGTCCGGTGATGGATTGGACAAAATGTTTGATATTCTGCCAGCAGTTCGTGCGCTTGCTATTGCTCGAGAgtagagtacatgaaagaaaaaggtaagtgagaaatgtgagagagagagagagagagagagagagagagagagatagcgTTCCGACGTTGTCATTACCAACATGCGGTGGAGGAAGATTTCGTAGGGCGTTTCAACGGCGGCGACAGGAGGAAGATTTTGAGAGCGGTGGGTGGAGGACTGTTTGGAGGGAAAGGGTTTTTAGCAGATGACACGCGACTGGAGGgaaaccaattttaaaaaagaGGACAGAGAGAATACG
This window encodes:
- the LOC103502561 gene encoding uncharacterized protein LOC103502561 isoform X1; the encoded protein is MLVMTTSERYLSLSLSLSLSLSHFSLTFFFHVLYSRAIASARTAGRISNILSNPSPDSPSDVPNVVVQVIDLKAMGNRYMATLVTMRLGADVLVFFHCNGSDQRGSFWILHCCREMMSAVMRVPYGTTLTFSMCNPFIVSFYTCCCFKKYLVKLTMRLHEVCNTRKDVIIEGQNII
- the LOC103502561 gene encoding uncharacterized protein LOC103502561 isoform X4, whose amino-acid sequence is MLVMTTSERYLSLSLSLSLSLSHFSLTFFFHVLYSRAIASARTAGRISNILSNPSPDSPSDVPNVVVQVIDLKAMGNRYMATLVTMRLGADVLVFFHCNGSDQRGFWILHCCREMMSAVMRVPYGCCFKKYLVKLTMRLHEVCNTRKDVIIEGQNII
- the LOC103502561 gene encoding uncharacterized protein LOC103502561 isoform X5, which translates into the protein MLVMTTSERYLSLSLSLSLSLSHFSLTFFFHVLYSRAIASARTAGRISNILSNPSPDSPSDVPNVVVQVIDLKAMGNRYMATLVTMRLGADVLVFFHCNGSDQRGLLLQEVFGETYYEAS
- the LOC103502561 gene encoding uncharacterized protein LOC103502561 isoform X3; translation: MLVMTTSERYLSLSLSLSLSLSHFSLTFFFHVLYSRAIASARTAGRISNILSNPSPDSPSDVPNVVVQVIDLKAMGNRYMATLVTMRLGADVLVFFHCNGSDQRGSFWILHCCREMMSAVMRVPYGCCFKKYLVKLTMRLHEVCNTRKDVIIEGQNII
- the LOC103502561 gene encoding uncharacterized protein LOC103502561 isoform X2; protein product: MLVMTTSERYLSLSLSLSLSLSHFSLTFFFHVLYSRAIASARTAGRISNILSNPSPDSPSDVPNVVVQVIDLKAMGNRYMATLVTMRLGADVLVFFHCNGSDQRGFWILHCCREMMSAVMRVPYGTTLTFSMCNPFIVSFYTCCCFKKYLVKLTMRLHEVCNTRKDVIIEGQNII
- the LOC103502561 gene encoding uncharacterized protein LOC103502561 isoform X6; its protein translation is MGNRYMATLVTMRLGADVLVFFHCNGSDQRGSFWILHCCREMMSAVMRVPYGTTLTFSMCNPFIVSFYTCCCFKKYLVKLTMRLHEVCNTRKDVIIEGQNII